From the Campylobacter concisus genome, the window TTACTTTGATCGGTATATAGTTCATTATACGCTTGTTTTGATTTTCCATTATCACTTTTCTTGAGTAAGAAATAGGGATACGTCTTTCGCCCATCTCGACAAAGATAATAGCGCCAATGGTCGCTAAAATGATCACCAAGATAGCGATGACTGTTAGGAAATTCATCTCAGAAGTATTTACCAAATTTACAGTTCCGCCGATAGCACTAGGTATGCCAGAGACGATGCCTGCAAAGATGATAAGACTTATACCATTGCCTATACCGCGCTGCGTGATCTGCTCACCTATCCACATAAGTAGCATAGTTCCAGTTAGCATAGACACAGCAGAGATCGCGATAAATAAATTCATATCTATCATGATAGCTTGCTCGCCGCCACGACCGCTTAAGCTTTGAAGTCCGATAGAAACACCGATTGATTGTACAAGAGTAATAACGATGGTTGCATAACGTATGATTTGCATATATTTTTGCATACCGTCACGCTCTTTTTTCATCTGACCTAATTTTGGAAATGTTGCTGCTAAAAGCTCCATAATGATCGAAGCTGTAATGTAAGGCATGATACCTAAAGAGATAATACTTAAACGCTCAGCAGCCTTACCACTAAACATATTAAATAGGCCCAAGGCATTGCTATTGTTTGAATTAAAAAATTCTTTAATTACGTCGACATTAACACCAGGAACTGGCACATAAGCCAGTATCCTGTATGCGAACAAAAATGCCAACGTGATTAAAATCTTGTTGGTCAGTGTTTTATCCATTATTTTGTTCCGCTAACGCTAACGTTCTCGTCTTTGATCTTAGAAGCAAGAACTTTTGCACTTGCACCGATTAGTTTTATCTTAGTAACGCTCTTTGAAATTTTATGAACGCTAGCTATTGTTGCTATTGAAATTTCAGCAAGCTCTTTTATAGCTGCAATTTTCTCAACATTAATAACATAAGGTTTTTCAAATTTAGAAGTAAAACCTACTTTTGGAAGACGTCTTTGAAGTGGTTGCTGTCCGCCCTCAAAACCTCTTTTCTCATTGTAGCCTTTTCTTGCTCTTTGACCTTTATTACCTTTGCCAGCAGTTTTGCCATTGCCGCTACCTTGACCACGACCTATTCTTTTAGTTGCATGAGTTGAACCTGCAGCAGGTGTTAATTTTTCTAATGCCATCTTAACTCCTTTCTCTTAACTTTTTAGCAAACTAAGTGCTTTTATAGTAGCACGAACGACGTTTGCT encodes:
- the rplO gene encoding 50S ribosomal protein L15, with translation MALEKLTPAAGSTHATKRIGRGQGSGNGKTAGKGNKGQRARKGYNEKRGFEGGQQPLQRRLPKVGFTSKFEKPYVINVEKIAAIKELAEISIATIASVHKISKSVTKIKLIGASAKVLASKIKDENVSVSGTK
- the secY gene encoding preprotein translocase subunit SecY, with translation MDKTLTNKILITLAFLFAYRILAYVPVPGVNVDVIKEFFNSNNSNALGLFNMFSGKAAERLSIISLGIMPYITASIIMELLAATFPKLGQMKKERDGMQKYMQIIRYATIVITLVQSIGVSIGLQSLSGRGGEQAIMIDMNLFIAISAVSMLTGTMLLMWIGEQITQRGIGNGISLIIFAGIVSGIPSAIGGTVNLVNTSEMNFLTVIAILVIILATIGAIIFVEMGERRIPISYSRKVIMENQNKRIMNYIPIKVNLSGVIPPIFASAILMFPSTILQASTNPVIQAINDFLSPNGYMFNVLTFLFIIFFAFFYASIVFNTKDISENLKKQGGFIPGVRPGESTASYLNEVAGRLTLGGALYLGIISTLPWVLVKTMGVPFYFGGTSVLIVVSVALDTMRRIEAQSYTNKYQTLSAVGL